The following coding sequences are from one Candidatus Nanopelagicus hibericus window:
- a CDS encoding polysaccharide biosynthesis protein: MNQSFNDITFQSIIGRQPKPMVFDSSEISNLQNERILVTGAGGSIGSQIVKLIAGLEGISYLATDRDEGSLHSLSLDLDSRALFESPQISLLDIRDIQGVKNMIATFKPTMVIHAAALKHLNALQKQPREAILTNVFGTANLIDVSRTNGVEKFVNISTDKAAEPRNVLGYSKKLAELYVAKSRLEGFKNYTSCRFGNVFNSRGSVIETFIYQISNNKPITLTHPEIERYFMSVEEAAYLTIKSALINSGDVHIFDMGQPVALNAIIENLQKSLGRRSSIIITGLRDGEKLSEDLFGKEEKAKSTSEIRIQSANLEFELSENSKVIEQIMNRDEIQLLEKLSRYTNLKTI, from the coding sequence ATGAATCAGTCATTTAATGATATAACTTTTCAAAGTATTATTGGTCGGCAACCAAAGCCAATGGTCTTTGACTCAAGTGAAATTTCAAATCTTCAAAACGAGCGAATCTTAGTTACCGGTGCAGGTGGAAGTATTGGGTCACAGATAGTAAAACTAATTGCGGGGCTTGAAGGGATAAGTTATCTTGCAACAGATCGTGATGAGGGTTCACTTCATTCACTTTCACTTGATTTAGATTCCAGAGCTTTATTTGAATCCCCACAGATTTCACTCTTGGACATCAGAGATATTCAAGGTGTAAAGAACATGATTGCCACCTTTAAACCAACCATGGTAATTCATGCAGCTGCACTCAAGCACTTGAATGCACTTCAAAAACAGCCACGTGAAGCGATCTTAACTAATGTGTTTGGAACAGCTAATCTGATTGATGTATCTCGCACAAACGGAGTAGAGAAATTCGTGAATATCTCTACCGATAAAGCCGCTGAACCAAGAAATGTGCTGGGTTACTCCAAGAAACTTGCAGAACTTTATGTTGCAAAATCTCGTTTAGAAGGCTTTAAGAACTATACATCCTGCCGTTTTGGAAATGTTTTCAACTCCAGGGGTTCAGTGATTGAAACATTTATTTATCAAATATCAAACAACAAGCCGATCACACTTACTCACCCAGAAATTGAGAGATATTTCATGTCGGTTGAAGAGGCTGCATATTTAACAATTAAGTCAGCCTTGATCAATTCAGGTGACGTACATATCTTTGACATGGGTCAGCCCGTAGCATTGAATGCAATAATTGAAAATTTGCAAAAATCACTTGGCCGAAGAAGCTCGATTATCATCACGGGTTTACGGGACGGCGAAAAGCTCAGCGAGGATTTATTCGGCAAAGAAGAGAAGGCTAAATCTACTTCTGAGATTAGAATACAAAGTGCAAATCTAGAGTTTGAGCTAAGTGAAAATTCCAAGGTAATTGAGCAAATTATGAATAGGGATGAAATTCAACTATTAGAAAAACTATCACGATATACCAATCTAAAAACTATTTAG
- a CDS encoding glycosyltransferase yields the protein MLIKVVSIVSRMNLGGVAVLLVDLHQMLPGSEFTHTLVTGVCAENEIDILAGKYSDPNIVQIKSMGRKPSLFADFSTFLKIRKVLKNLDPQIVHTHTSKAGVLGRLAAISLRRKIKIVHSYHGHHLYGYFPKTIVRVIVFTEKYLAFLTHLLIADSEQVMIDLQKAKIGSKDKWQVIPPGIRKSESITKDMARLKIGTEKNLFLITWIGRFTEIKDPFLALEAFKRLQKLDNSKFSMIMIGDGELLDTCEEFSEKNQLGVIFPGWQSNVTSYLAAADILLVTSKNEGFGMVIAEAGLQNVPAVSTNVGGVGEFIKDQSNGILIPNDAAVIARTIFGLAKSGEQLVKLGLMARETTLEKFTIETFVNNHKIAYKNLLS from the coding sequence GTGCTTATAAAAGTTGTATCAATTGTGTCCAGAATGAATCTAGGAGGAGTAGCCGTATTGCTGGTGGATTTACACCAGATGCTGCCGGGATCTGAGTTCACCCATACATTGGTCACTGGTGTATGTGCCGAAAATGAGATCGATATCTTGGCTGGCAAGTATTCAGACCCAAATATCGTTCAGATAAAGAGTATGGGACGAAAGCCTTCATTGTTTGCTGATTTCTCGACCTTTCTAAAAATAAGAAAGGTTTTAAAAAATCTTGACCCTCAAATTGTTCATACCCACACCTCAAAGGCTGGAGTTTTAGGCAGGCTTGCGGCTATTTCTTTGAGGAGAAAAATAAAAATAGTACATTCCTATCATGGTCACCATCTTTATGGTTACTTCCCAAAAACAATTGTTAGGGTCATTGTTTTCACTGAAAAATACTTGGCGTTTTTAACTCACCTTCTGATTGCAGACTCTGAGCAGGTAATGATTGATTTACAAAAAGCAAAAATTGGTTCAAAGGATAAATGGCAAGTTATTCCGCCAGGTATTCGAAAGTCAGAAAGTATTACGAAGGACATGGCTAGATTAAAAATTGGTACTGAAAAAAACTTATTCTTGATTACCTGGATAGGTCGTTTCACTGAAATAAAGGATCCATTTTTAGCTTTAGAGGCATTTAAGCGGTTACAAAAATTAGATAATTCAAAATTTTCTATGATCATGATAGGCGACGGTGAATTGCTTGATACTTGCGAAGAATTCAGCGAGAAGAATCAATTAGGAGTAATTTTCCCTGGGTGGCAATCAAATGTTACTTCGTACTTAGCAGCAGCAGATATTTTACTTGTCACAAGTAAGAATGAGGGATTTGGTATGGTTATTGCTGAGGCAGGCTTACAAAACGTGCCTGCAGTATCAACAAATGTTGGTGGTGTTGGAGAATTTATCAAAGATCAAAGTAATGGGATACTCATACCTAATGATGCCGCTGTTATAGCAAGAACTATTTTTGGATTAGCAAAGAGTGGTGAGCAATTAGTTAAACTTGGTCTTATGGCCAGAGAAACTACGCTCGAAAAATTTACAATTGAGACTTTCGTTAATAACCACAAAATAGCCTACAAAAATTTATTATCGTAA
- a CDS encoding RNA polymerase sigma factor, with protein sequence MAHRKREIKVSLRKKAQAPATIAAWSVSDLSALYTQNRSLLIAQARRILRSDADAAEVVQDAFLKFILAAPELDSADRAMAYLRTTVNNLCLNAIRATGSRPNLVAIDSDASQERLAEIAAENHIPMDATLAAAEDASVIREALSRLSETQRTALVMWEVEGRTTKEIAQAIGTSEKNVRHVVQRARASFIRVLTEWVVDEKTGSTALDALSGSYKKAAELAQKSSKVALSLLIVLVAFLGFNSVTGSEFNTPTITATAKQELPSTVNSEVDNNSSQSSAEEILSAQKIIQDNSAINFRTSKSLFAGLSKDGLPTGFTVSDSAGEVGSVGLSTQSIIINPDGYVLVSYLQAYGDTVVNLLMSQSVTVDGSGTSYYASPSITVAGSWFPLTQTGSASAITRLSNGNYLLTATLYIDSTIDSPLFVPATAGLDVDAIPNEITTRIILNSSKSSILAQAINIGAKGVK encoded by the coding sequence TTGGCTCATCGAAAGCGGGAAATCAAAGTGTCACTTCGAAAGAAGGCTCAGGCCCCAGCGACTATTGCTGCGTGGTCTGTTTCTGATTTATCCGCCCTTTATACCCAAAATCGCTCATTACTTATCGCTCAAGCCCGCCGAATTCTTCGTAGCGATGCTGATGCAGCAGAGGTTGTTCAAGATGCTTTTCTTAAATTTATCTTGGCAGCTCCAGAACTAGATTCAGCAGACCGTGCCATGGCATATCTGCGCACAACAGTTAATAATCTGTGCTTGAACGCAATCCGCGCTACCGGATCTCGCCCAAACTTGGTTGCAATTGATTCAGATGCATCACAAGAGCGCCTTGCTGAGATCGCAGCAGAGAATCACATCCCAATGGATGCAACACTCGCCGCAGCAGAAGATGCTTCAGTAATCCGTGAAGCCCTATCTCGTTTATCTGAGACACAACGGACTGCACTTGTTATGTGGGAGGTTGAAGGCCGTACTACCAAAGAGATTGCTCAAGCAATTGGAACTTCTGAGAAAAATGTTCGCCATGTTGTACAACGTGCACGTGCTTCATTTATTCGTGTTCTTACCGAATGGGTAGTGGACGAGAAAACTGGTTCTACCGCACTTGATGCGCTTTCTGGATCATATAAAAAGGCAGCCGAGCTTGCACAGAAATCTTCAAAGGTAGCACTCTCATTACTTATTGTATTGGTTGCATTCCTTGGGTTTAATTCTGTGACAGGTTCAGAGTTCAATACACCAACTATTACTGCAACTGCTAAGCAAGAGTTGCCATCCACAGTTAACTCTGAGGTTGATAACAATTCATCACAATCTTCAGCAGAAGAAATTCTTTCTGCACAAAAGATAATTCAGGATAATTCAGCTATTAATTTCCGTACATCTAAATCTTTGTTTGCTGGCCTTTCAAAAGATGGCCTACCAACAGGATTTACTGTTTCAGATTCAGCAGGCGAAGTCGGCTCTGTTGGACTGTCTACTCAATCGATAATTATTAATCCAGATGGTTATGTTTTAGTTTCATACCTTCAGGCATACGGGGATACAGTTGTTAATTTGCTTATGTCACAATCAGTCACAGTTGATGGCTCTGGTACCTCATACTATGCAAGCCCATCAATTACAGTGGCTGGTTCATGGTTCCCATTGACTCAGACTGGATCTGCCTCAGCCATTACCCGTCTTTCCAACGGAAATTACCTCCTGACAGCCACCCTATATATAGATTCCACGATCGATTCACCCCTATTTGTGCCTGCTACTGCTGGGTTAGATGTCGATGCGATTCCAAATGAGATAACTACCCGTATAATTTTGAACTCTAGCAAGAGCTCAATTCTTGCTCAGGCGATCAATATCGGCGCCAAAGGGGTCAAATAA
- a CDS encoding acetyltransferase: MQKYVVIGTGGHANSILDLIQSSGDTVEYFVVINSESVQYKGIPTVDFSEVNNFSSELKFVFGIGDYKIRNRVIMEMNLSNQILRFPSLIHPTAYVSKSATIANGTVVFANSYVGPNSRIGKFCILNTGASVEHDCSIGNQNFLAPGTILAGRVIIGDNCFLGMGSLISDGISIGSDSVIAANSFVNENIPSNSFAAGTPTKLR, from the coding sequence GTGCAAAAATATGTAGTGATAGGCACTGGTGGTCACGCAAATTCAATTTTGGATTTGATTCAAAGTTCTGGAGATACAGTCGAGTATTTTGTGGTTATAAACAGTGAAAGCGTTCAGTATAAGGGAATTCCCACAGTTGATTTCTCCGAGGTTAACAACTTTTCATCCGAGTTAAAATTCGTTTTTGGGATTGGAGATTATAAAATTCGAAATAGGGTGATAATGGAAATGAATTTATCTAACCAGATTTTAAGGTTTCCATCGCTGATTCATCCAACTGCTTACGTTTCAAAGTCGGCGACTATAGCCAATGGAACAGTTGTATTTGCAAATTCATACGTAGGACCTAATTCTAGAATTGGAAAATTCTGTATTCTTAATACCGGAGCAAGCGTCGAACATGACTGCAGTATTGGGAATCAAAATTTTTTAGCACCTGGCACAATTCTTGCCGGCAGGGTGATAATTGGAGATAATTGTTTTCTTGGAATGGGTTCGCTAATTTCAGATGGTATTTCAATTGGAAGTGACTCAGTCATTGCCGCAAATAGTTTCGTGAATGAAAATATTCCTAGTAATTCCTTTGCTGCAGGCACACCCACAAAATTGAGATAG
- a CDS encoding N-acetylneuraminate synthase family protein has product MKPFIIAEIGVNHDGSVEKAIKLVDAAKSAGASAAKFQSFSANRLATEVTPKVEYQKIRDGQRTHFEMLKQLELSFSDQTKLKKYCDSIGIEFISTPYAIEDAIFLNSINVNCFKIASADIVDLPLLEYVSKTKKLTLISTGMASIDEIKSAVKFFHSSNSNFILMHTTSEYPTKLEFTNISRLKALIQFNSSGIGFSDHTTDSIGAIMAIAIGATYFEKHFTLNKTDSGPDHAASLEPEEFKKYVLDIETGFKALGSAEFIRTAGEESMAKTSRKSLHYSRDLEVGNILGISDLVLLRPGTGIMWSECEKFLDRALKHKVAQGTMLRIQDFE; this is encoded by the coding sequence ATGAAACCATTCATAATTGCCGAAATTGGCGTTAATCATGACGGTTCCGTCGAAAAGGCAATTAAGTTAGTTGATGCCGCAAAAAGTGCTGGTGCAAGTGCCGCTAAGTTTCAATCCTTTTCCGCTAATAGACTTGCGACCGAAGTAACGCCAAAAGTTGAGTATCAAAAAATTAGGGATGGACAAAGAACTCATTTTGAGATGTTGAAGCAACTTGAATTGAGTTTTTCAGATCAAACTAAACTCAAAAAGTATTGCGACTCCATTGGAATTGAGTTTATCTCTACTCCATACGCAATTGAGGATGCCATCTTCTTGAATTCAATAAATGTTAATTGTTTTAAAATTGCTTCTGCAGACATTGTAGATTTGCCACTTTTAGAGTACGTCAGTAAAACCAAAAAACTTACATTGATCTCAACAGGTATGGCGAGTATCGATGAAATAAAGTCTGCTGTTAAATTCTTTCACTCTTCAAATTCTAATTTTATATTAATGCATACAACTTCCGAGTACCCAACTAAATTAGAATTTACAAATATATCTAGATTAAAGGCTTTAATTCAGTTTAATTCTAGCGGTATCGGGTTTTCTGACCACACAACTGATTCAATAGGTGCCATTATGGCAATAGCAATTGGGGCCACTTATTTTGAAAAACACTTCACGCTAAATAAAACTGATTCTGGACCAGATCATGCAGCATCGCTAGAACCAGAGGAATTCAAAAAGTACGTTTTAGACATCGAAACCGGTTTCAAAGCATTAGGCTCTGCAGAATTTATTAGAACTGCTGGTGAAGAAAGTATGGCGAAAACATCTCGCAAAAGCTTGCATTATTCTCGTGACTTAGAGGTTGGTAATATTCTAGGTATAAGTGATTTAGTCTTACTTCGCCCAGGTACTGGAATTATGTGGAGCGAATGTGAAAAATTTTTGGACAGAGCGCTTAAGCATAAGGTTGCACAAGGTACTATGCTAAGAATCCAAGATTTTGAATAA
- a CDS encoding HisA/HisF-related TIM barrel protein: MSKYKIYNKESNVEGQELFDHISMVQNLGCREILIQSFDNDGTGNGLDLKLLELIPDGLLTVPLIFAGGIGKSEHMLTGLSHPRIDAVCTANLLNFINHGLVNARKRLKLSNF; this comes from the coding sequence ATATCTAAATATAAAATTTATAACAAAGAATCAAATGTTGAAGGTCAAGAATTATTCGACCATATAAGTATGGTACAAAACTTGGGGTGCAGGGAAATTCTCATTCAGTCTTTTGACAATGACGGTACAGGTAACGGTTTAGACTTGAAATTACTTGAGTTGATACCTGATGGATTATTGACAGTACCATTAATTTTTGCTGGTGGAATTGGCAAGAGTGAACACATGCTTACTGGTTTGTCGCACCCTAGAATTGATGCAGTCTGTACGGCTAATTTGCTAAATTTTATCAATCACGGACTTGTAAACGCTCGTAAGCGGCTTAAATTAAGCAATTTTTAA
- a CDS encoding O-antigen ligase family protein: MQKSNKRAKINNRSNQIWVLFSGVVSSTFYISTTSEDPFNTPKFIILMLTAGWLLGHLIYEYYRSGLKRKSVDFKFLLIVIFFLLSQTLALAFTHVKFTGLFGDTQRKNGYLTYLSLSIIVLYSAKFLKYLDAIKVIQITVFSGCALAIYGTIQTLGYDFFKWENPYNSIIGTLGNPNFASALLAIFSSFASLSYFIKNLGVAVRILALPTVALCLFAIIRSESRQGLVTFLFIHLFFVSTFYLYKNQKIGIALTLVSAGTVILSIAGMLQRGPLSGILYKESVSVRGFYWRAAYEMFRDKPLTGVGLDNYGGAFKAFRELDYPLRYGYTLTSSSAHNTTLQMFATGGLLLGVSYLAILFFIFKSSIKLIKSIESEKKVLVILFTSVWVGFQAQSFISIDNIGLTIWGWLIGGVLIALARENVENSLANKSDSQIQSKSNSMSLVRPALSIIFVIPILVVAVFLNRAERDTFITRTIIPNESNSLIAKNYAQKVIDNPLAEPFYKFKVGLTLFDFGFTKESLTLLDQLLEQDPTNLIYLNAKAYYQEGYNDIPGSIKTREMIEDNDPWNADNYFVLGLLHVKSGNSERATYYKSKVLAIADNTEIGTRAKNELP; this comes from the coding sequence ATGCAGAAAAGTAATAAGCGGGCAAAGATAAATAACAGATCTAATCAAATATGGGTTTTGTTCAGCGGAGTGGTTTCCTCAACTTTTTATATTAGCACTACTTCAGAAGACCCATTCAACACCCCAAAGTTTATAATCTTAATGCTAACTGCTGGATGGTTGCTTGGGCACTTAATATATGAATATTACAGATCAGGCTTAAAGCGTAAGTCAGTTGATTTTAAATTTTTGTTAATTGTCATTTTTTTTCTACTGAGTCAGACTCTAGCTTTAGCTTTCACACATGTTAAATTCACAGGTTTATTTGGAGATACCCAGAGAAAAAATGGTTATTTAACTTACCTAAGCCTTTCAATAATAGTTTTGTATAGCGCTAAGTTCTTAAAGTACCTAGATGCCATTAAAGTAATACAAATAACTGTATTTTCGGGGTGTGCATTGGCAATTTATGGAACAATACAAACATTAGGTTATGATTTTTTTAAGTGGGAAAATCCTTACAATTCAATCATTGGAACTCTTGGAAACCCCAATTTCGCCTCAGCACTTCTCGCAATCTTTTCATCATTTGCTAGCCTAAGTTACTTCATAAAGAATTTGGGAGTAGCAGTTAGGATCTTGGCTTTACCAACGGTGGCACTATGTTTATTTGCAATTATTCGCTCTGAATCAAGACAAGGTTTAGTGACCTTCTTGTTTATTCATCTTTTCTTTGTGTCTACATTTTATTTGTATAAAAACCAAAAAATTGGTATTGCGCTCACCCTAGTTTCAGCCGGAACAGTTATTCTTTCAATCGCTGGAATGCTTCAACGAGGCCCACTTTCAGGAATTTTATACAAAGAATCGGTCAGTGTGCGTGGATTTTACTGGCGTGCAGCATACGAAATGTTTAGAGATAAACCTTTAACAGGGGTTGGCTTAGATAACTATGGAGGAGCTTTTAAAGCGTTCAGAGAATTAGATTATCCGCTTAGATATGGTTATACCTTAACAAGCTCTAGCGCTCATAACACTACATTGCAAATGTTTGCTACTGGGGGATTACTCTTAGGAGTAAGTTATTTGGCAATTTTATTCTTTATTTTCAAAAGTTCTATAAAATTGATAAAATCGATAGAGTCAGAAAAGAAAGTACTAGTAATTCTGTTTACCTCTGTATGGGTAGGGTTTCAGGCTCAATCCTTCATTTCCATTGACAATATTGGCCTAACTATTTGGGGTTGGCTAATTGGCGGAGTGTTAATTGCATTAGCCCGTGAAAATGTAGAAAATAGTCTCGCCAACAAATCTGACTCGCAGATACAATCTAAGTCTAATTCGATGAGTTTAGTGCGACCTGCACTTTCAATTATTTTTGTAATACCAATCTTGGTTGTCGCTGTATTTTTGAATAGAGCCGAGCGAGATACTTTCATTACACGGACAATAATTCCAAATGAGAGCAATAGTTTAATTGCTAAGAACTATGCTCAAAAAGTGATCGACAATCCTTTAGCAGAACCATTTTATAAATTCAAAGTTGGTCTCACTTTATTTGATTTTGGGTTTACAAAAGAATCTTTAACATTGTTAGACCAACTTCTTGAGCAAGACCCAACAAACTTAATATACTTGAATGCAAAAGCATATTACCAGGAAGGTTACAATGACATTCCTGGTTCAATTAAGACTAGGGAGATGATCGAGGATAACGATCCTTGGAATGCTGATAATTATTTTGTATTAGGACTGCTGCATGTTAAATCTGGTAACTCAGAGCGCGCTACTTATTACAAGTCAAAGGTATTAGCCATTGCAGACAATACTGAGATTGGTACCAGAGCGAAAAACGAATTACCATAA
- a CDS encoding DegT/DnrJ/EryC1/StrS family aminotransferase yields MKKMLKELPANIKECLEQISSNGEGLIFLVRDSILQGSLSDGDIRRALLEGAELNDSVEDFINKSVHSLTEFSSPIEIHKAFSPGIKFVPVINIDGLVIKVLRIGESSFIPLSEPNLSLRESEYLNEAMKSGWISSAGNYVEMFEKSFANYVDSKYAITVSNGTLGLVLALKMLEIGVGDEVIVPNVTFGATANAVCQVGAIPIFADIDQDTMCMDLESFRSKITNKTRAVIPVHLYGNAADVVEINKIAKNSNFYVIEDAAEAVGTRISGKHVGTFGDIGVFSFFANKTITTGEGGMLVLNNEHLYSKGKMMRSHGFSPNNRYWHETWGTNMRMTNLQAAIGCAQMERVTELVEIKQKNAGIYKEFLSSLYPAKITYVKEHTDCENSHWLFVIKLKDKNLIQKLETHLVSNQIETRRIFYPLNIQPAFEKYSSKNEIFSGSIAAYENGICLPSSTLLSLEQIRKITSVISSFFESIAEKS; encoded by the coding sequence ATGAAAAAAATGTTAAAAGAGCTGCCTGCCAATATCAAGGAATGTCTTGAACAAATTTCGTCTAATGGTGAAGGTTTAATTTTTCTCGTGCGGGATTCCATTTTGCAGGGATCCCTTAGTGACGGGGATATTCGTAGAGCTCTGCTAGAGGGGGCAGAACTAAATGACTCTGTCGAAGATTTCATAAATAAGAGCGTTCATTCTTTAACTGAGTTTAGTTCACCCATTGAAATTCATAAGGCTTTCTCACCAGGAATTAAATTTGTTCCTGTCATTAACATCGATGGATTAGTTATAAAAGTACTAAGGATTGGGGAATCTAGTTTCATACCACTTTCTGAACCAAATTTAAGTTTGAGAGAGAGTGAATATTTAAATGAGGCCATGAAATCTGGTTGGATTTCTTCTGCTGGTAATTATGTTGAAATGTTCGAAAAATCTTTTGCTAACTATGTGGATTCAAAGTATGCAATTACAGTTTCAAATGGCACATTAGGATTGGTTTTGGCATTAAAAATGTTGGAAATTGGGGTAGGCGATGAAGTAATTGTTCCAAATGTAACTTTTGGTGCAACAGCCAATGCAGTCTGTCAGGTAGGGGCCATCCCAATTTTTGCAGATATTGATCAGGATACGATGTGCATGGATTTGGAATCTTTCCGATCAAAAATTACCAATAAGACTCGAGCGGTGATTCCAGTCCATCTTTATGGAAATGCAGCAGATGTCGTAGAGATAAATAAAATCGCAAAAAATTCTAATTTTTATGTCATCGAAGACGCCGCGGAGGCAGTTGGTACACGTATTTCTGGTAAACACGTAGGAACATTTGGAGATATTGGTGTATTTTCTTTTTTTGCTAACAAAACCATTACCACTGGTGAAGGTGGAATGCTCGTATTAAATAACGAGCATTTGTATTCTAAAGGCAAAATGATGCGTAGTCATGGCTTTTCACCCAATAATAGGTATTGGCATGAAACTTGGGGAACAAATATGCGGATGACCAATCTTCAAGCAGCAATAGGATGTGCTCAGATGGAAAGAGTGACAGAATTAGTAGAAATTAAGCAAAAAAATGCTGGAATTTACAAAGAGTTTTTGTCAAGTTTATATCCTGCAAAAATCACTTACGTAAAGGAACATACTGATTGCGAGAATTCACATTGGCTTTTTGTGATTAAGTTAAAAGATAAAAACTTAATTCAAAAGTTAGAAACTCACTTAGTTTCAAATCAAATTGAAACTAGAAGGATTTTTTATCCGCTCAATATTCAACCAGCTTTTGAAAAATACAGTTCAAAAAATGAAATATTTAGTGGCTCTATAGCAGCATACGAAAATGGTATCTGTTTACCATCATCCACGCTATTAAGTTTAGAACAAATTCGCAAGATTACATCTGTGATCTCAAGTTTTTTTGAGTCTATTGCTGAGAAATCTTAG
- a CDS encoding SDR family oxidoreductase: MNDLKDALDFSDKVIVVAGGNGLIGSAITKALSKLNATSIVLDQGKNNIVDIKNVHFIEINQSYSQDGVKKIVDSIELNFGPVFGLINCMTTKVKDENLYFSAISDYTLSTWKEIVEGNLHNTFLLCREIGLRMVSRSTGSIVNFCSIYGAEMGPDLRIYEKTSTENKLMTTPVSYTVSKGGIQALSKHLATSWAQNGVRVNAISPGGVFNNQSKEFVRAYSNRVPFGRMANVEEIIGLPIFLLSDLSSYITGQNLFIDGGLSAW, from the coding sequence ATGAATGATTTAAAGGACGCGTTAGATTTTAGCGATAAAGTCATAGTTGTTGCTGGAGGAAATGGCTTAATCGGAAGTGCAATTACTAAAGCTTTAAGCAAATTAAATGCTACTTCTATAGTTTTGGATCAAGGTAAAAACAATATAGTAGATATAAAAAACGTTCATTTCATTGAGATAAATCAAAGCTACTCACAAGATGGTGTTAAAAAAATTGTAGATTCAATTGAACTGAACTTTGGCCCTGTCTTTGGACTCATAAATTGTATGACCACGAAAGTAAAGGACGAGAATCTTTATTTCAGTGCTATTTCAGATTACACACTATCAACCTGGAAAGAGATTGTTGAAGGAAATTTGCATAACACGTTTTTATTGTGCAGGGAGATAGGTTTAAGAATGGTAAGCAGATCTACCGGGTCGATAGTAAATTTCTGCTCAATATATGGAGCAGAAATGGGTCCAGACTTAAGAATTTATGAGAAAACTTCAACGGAAAATAAATTAATGACAACTCCAGTGTCATACACTGTGTCCAAGGGTGGAATTCAAGCACTATCCAAGCACCTAGCAACTTCCTGGGCGCAAAATGGGGTTCGAGTTAATGCTATTAGCCCAGGTGGAGTTTTTAACAACCAAAGTAAAGAATTTGTGAGGGCATATAGTAATCGTGTTCCTTTTGGGCGAATGGCCAATGTAGAAGAAATAATTGGTTTACCAATTTTTCTACTAAGTGATTTGTCCTCCTATATCACTGGACAAAACTTATTTATTGATGGAGGTCTAAGTGCTTGGTAA
- a CDS encoding sugar phosphate isomerase/epimerase family protein, translated as MKIYCSTGGFEDKPFYEVANSFLKLGIKQVELSSGSLVAGVPEKLISLSREIDLMLHNYFPPPKNPFVLNLASKDVQISERTMEFFQNAIQLSASIGAKYYGVHAGFLTDISVSEIGKTINAKSILGRDEGMELFISNITILDKFAVNHGVVLLVENNVLSKKNFINNTTNPLLLTSPEEINLFFQSVSKGVRLLLDFGHLKVSANTLDFDLTSAVSDIQKWVGGYHMSENHGELDDHLNFDSSAWFLSHLDATVDFATLEIKNSSPEEILETWKMVNGKVNARLD; from the coding sequence ATGAAAATCTATTGTTCAACTGGCGGGTTTGAAGATAAGCCATTTTATGAAGTTGCAAATTCATTTTTAAAATTAGGGATCAAACAGGTTGAATTGTCTTCCGGCTCATTGGTCGCAGGAGTACCGGAGAAACTCATTAGCTTAAGTCGAGAGATTGATTTAATGCTGCATAACTATTTCCCGCCTCCAAAAAATCCATTCGTTTTAAATTTGGCTTCAAAGGATGTTCAAATATCTGAAAGAACAATGGAATTCTTTCAAAACGCAATTCAGCTATCGGCGTCAATTGGTGCAAAATACTATGGAGTGCACGCTGGATTTTTAACAGACATTTCGGTTTCGGAAATTGGCAAGACAATTAACGCTAAATCTATACTAGGAAGAGATGAAGGGATGGAATTATTCATCTCAAACATAACTATCTTGGATAAGTTTGCTGTAAACCACGGCGTTGTACTTCTAGTTGAGAATAATGTCTTAAGTAAAAAGAACTTCATTAACAACACAACAAACCCACTTTTACTAACTTCTCCAGAGGAAATTAATCTATTTTTTCAATCTGTTAGCAAAGGAGTCAGATTATTACTAGATTTTGGTCATCTAAAAGTCTCTGCAAATACTTTAGATTTTGATTTAACTTCGGCGGTTTCAGATATACAGAAATGGGTGGGTGGATACCACATGAGTGAAAATCATGGCGAACTTGATGACCATCTAAACTTTGATTCAAGCGCTTGGTTTTTGTCTCACCTAGACGCTACGGTTGACTTCGCCACTCTGGAAATCAAGAATTCAAGCCCCGAAGAAATTCTTGAAACCTGGAAAATGGTAAACGGAAAAGTGAATGCTAGGCTTGATTAG